In one window of Escherichia coli DSM 30083 = JCM 1649 = ATCC 11775 DNA:
- a CDS encoding tyrosine-type recombinase/integrase: protein MALTDAKIRAAKPTDKAYKLTDGAGMFLLVHPNGSRYWRLRYRILGKEKTLALGVYPEVSLSEARTKRDEARKLISEGIDPCEQKRVKKVVPDLQLSFEHIARRWHASNKQWAQSHSDKVLKSLETHVFPFIGNRDITTLSTPDLLIPVRAAEAKQIYEIASRLQQRISAVMRYAVQSGIIRYNPALDMAGALTTVKRQHRPALDLSRLPELLSRISSYKGQPVTQLAVMLNLLVFIRSSELRYARWSEIDIDNAMWTIPAEREPLPGVKFSHRGSKMRTPHLVPLSKQAVAILTELQTWAGENGLIFTGAHDPRKPISENTVNKALRVMGYDTTQEVCGHGFRAMACSALIESGLWSRDAVERQMSHQERNGVRAAYIHKAEHLEERRLMLQWWADFLDANREKGISPFEYAKINNPLK, encoded by the coding sequence ATGGCACTGACTGACGCAAAAATCCGGGCTGCAAAGCCCACTGACAAGGCTTATAAACTCACTGACGGGGCCGGCATGTTCCTGCTGGTTCATCCTAATGGTTCCCGTTACTGGCGTCTCCGTTATCGTATTCTGGGTAAGGAGAAAACCCTGGCACTTGGTGTGTATCCGGAAGTTTCTCTCTCCGAAGCTCGTACAAAACGGGATGAGGCCCGAAAACTGATTTCAGAGGGGATTGACCCTTGCGAACAGAAAAGAGTTAAAAAAGTAGTCCCTGATTTACAGCTCTCTTTTGAACATATTGCACGACGCTGGCATGCCAGTAATAAACAATGGGCACAATCACACAGCGATAAAGTACTCAAAAGCCTCGAGACACACGTTTTCCCCTTTATCGGCAACCGGGATATCACAACACTCAGTACCCCGGACCTGCTTATTCCTGTTCGTGCTGCAGAAGCAAAACAAATTTATGAAATCGCCAGTCGTCTGCAGCAAAGAATATCTGCTGTAATGCGTTACGCCGTACAGTCTGGCATCATCAGATATAACCCGGCTCTGGATATGGCTGGTGCATTGACCACGGTAAAACGCCAGCATCGCCCCGCTCTTGATCTTTCTCGCCTGCCTGAACTTTTGTCGCGTATTAGCAGTTACAAGGGGCAACCTGTCACCCAGCTTGCCGTTATGCTGAATTTACTGGTTTTTATTCGTTCCAGTGAACTCAGATACGCCCGGTGGTCTGAAATTGATATTGACAATGCCATGTGGACTATTCCAGCCGAACGCGAACCTCTGCCCGGCGTAAAATTCTCACACCGGGGCTCCAAGATGCGAACACCACATCTTGTGCCACTCAGCAAACAGGCTGTAGCCATACTGACAGAACTTCAGACATGGGCTGGTGAAAATGGTCTGATATTTACGGGTGCACATGACCCGCGTAAACCAATCAGTGAAAATACTGTAAATAAGGCCCTGAGGGTGATGGGGTATGACACAACCCAGGAAGTCTGTGGCCATGGATTCCGGGCGATGGCGTGCAGTGCATTGATTGAATCAGGTTTGTGGTCCCGCGATGCTGTGGAACGTCAGATGAGCCATCAGGAGCGTAATGGTGTACGTGCTGCGTATATCCATAAAGCAGAACATCTGGAAGAACGGCGACTGATGTTGCAATGGTGGGCCGATTTTCTGGATGCGAACCGGGAGAAGGGTATCAGTCCGTTTGAATATGCAAAGATTAACAATCCATTAAAATAG